One Staphylococcus ratti DNA segment encodes these proteins:
- a CDS encoding HAD-IA family hydrolase yields the protein MYRAVIFDFDGTIIDTEQHLYEIINTHLIEANERPISIDFYRSNIGGRALALHEHLVQIFGEAKVMQMYKVHHESAGQLVLRPGVQSLMEQLHARHVPMAIATSSARADIEPIVSDLGIKSFIQVIKGREDVEAVKPDPELYLSAVQALNFSPTHCLAIEDSVNGATAASVAGLDVIVNTNPMTEVSDFSSLNLLDKDIDLTRVVERYFNGVTK from the coding sequence ATGTATCGAGCAGTTATTTTTGATTTTGATGGAACGATTATAGATACTGAGCAACATTTATATGAAATCATCAATACACATCTTATTGAGGCAAACGAAAGGCCTATTTCTATAGATTTTTATAGATCAAATATAGGTGGACGCGCACTTGCGTTGCATGAACATTTGGTTCAAATATTTGGAGAAGCAAAGGTTATGCAAATGTATAAAGTACATCATGAAAGTGCGGGACAGCTAGTATTAAGGCCAGGGGTACAAAGTTTGATGGAACAACTTCACGCACGTCATGTTCCAATGGCGATTGCTACGAGTAGTGCGCGAGCGGACATCGAGCCCATTGTGTCTGATTTAGGTATAAAATCATTTATTCAAGTCATAAAGGGAAGAGAAGATGTTGAAGCAGTGAAGCCTGATCCAGAGTTATATTTGAGTGCTGTACAAGCGTTAAATTTTAGTCCGACACATTGTTTAGCGATTGAAGATTCAGTTAACGGTGCGACTGCAGCTAGTGTTGCAGGTTTAGATGTCATTGTAAATACGAATCCTATGACAGAAGTCAGTGATTTTTCATCTTTAAATTTATTAGACAAAGACATAGACTTGACTCGTGTCGTTGAACGTTATTTTAATGGTGTGACAAAATGA
- a CDS encoding bile acid:sodium symporter family protein, producing the protein MLRQVGQFASKTFLLWMLIASVIGFLVPSAFSAMTPWIPYLLGVVMLGMGLSIRLDDFKIVFKSPKPVIIGVLLQYTIMPLLAWLIVKTFQLPPEVAIGVLLVGCCPGGTSSNVISYLAKANVALSVAVTSVSTLLSPIVTPTLMFLMAHEWMNVSFSSMFGSVAKVVLIPIVIGLIVQRVFYKAATKADDILPLVSVLAISIILGTVVANSKALIIETGLLIFVVVILHNLFGYLIGYVLAHLFKLNYKDKKTLSIEVGMQNSSLAASLATVHFNPLAAVPGAVFSFVHCLSGPTLARFWSSRDEK; encoded by the coding sequence ATGTTGAGACAAGTAGGACAATTTGCATCTAAAACATTTTTACTATGGATGTTAATTGCAAGTGTGATTGGATTTTTAGTGCCGAGTGCTTTTTCGGCTATGACACCATGGATTCCGTATCTTCTTGGTGTTGTAATGCTAGGTATGGGGTTATCGATTCGTTTGGATGATTTTAAAATTGTTTTTAAATCTCCTAAGCCAGTGATTATCGGTGTACTATTGCAATATACGATTATGCCGTTATTAGCTTGGTTAATTGTAAAAACATTTCAATTACCTCCAGAAGTGGCAATTGGTGTTTTATTAGTAGGGTGTTGCCCCGGTGGAACGTCTAGCAACGTGATTAGTTATTTGGCTAAAGCTAATGTTGCTTTGTCCGTGGCAGTCACATCGGTTTCGACGTTACTTTCACCTATTGTGACTCCAACATTAATGTTTTTAATGGCCCACGAATGGATGAATGTGTCTTTTTCGAGTATGTTTGGATCAGTAGCTAAAGTCGTTTTAATTCCTATTGTGATAGGATTAATTGTGCAACGCGTATTTTATAAAGCTGCGACTAAGGCAGATGATATTTTGCCATTAGTATCTGTTCTGGCTATTTCTATTATTTTAGGGACAGTGGTAGCAAATAGTAAAGCACTAATTATTGAGACAGGGTTGCTTATTTTTGTTGTTGTAATTTTGCATAACTTGTTCGGTTATTTAATTGGATATGTTTTAGCACATCTTTTCAAGCTGAATTATAAAGATAAGAAAACACTCTCTATTGAAGTGGGAATGCAAAATTCAAGTTTAGCTGCATCACTGGCAACAGTACATTTTAACCCACTTGCTGCAGTACCTGGTGCAGTATTTAGTTTTGTTCACTGTTTATCAGGACCAACGCTCGCTCGGTTTTGGTCATCACGTGATGAAAAATAG
- a CDS encoding SRPBCC family protein, which yields MQNEWVEVKIVRLLKTTPAFAYQAWIDPEMLRHWFMTTSRTNTSVHNEAVEGGHYEIIDQRQDKRVRVKGIYNKLVSGLEIGLTIQMPDVSEKQDDIEVFFEERSPGITQMTFFYKSEVPKERRLSQLEYKQKKKEYHDKVVHGFENIFDAMQNYIEAQSTDSNH from the coding sequence ATGCAAAATGAATGGGTCGAAGTAAAAATCGTACGTTTACTTAAAACGACACCAGCGTTTGCTTATCAAGCATGGATAGATCCGGAAATGCTACGTCATTGGTTTATGACAACTTCAAGAACAAATACAAGTGTGCATAATGAAGCTGTCGAAGGCGGACATTATGAAATTATAGATCAACGTCAAGATAAGAGGGTACGTGTTAAAGGAATTTATAATAAACTTGTTTCAGGTCTAGAAATTGGTTTAACGATTCAAATGCCGGATGTAAGTGAAAAACAAGATGATATCGAAGTGTTTTTTGAAGAACGCAGTCCAGGGATTACGCAAATGACGTTCTTTTATAAGAGTGAAGTGCCTAAAGAACGACGTCTATCTCAATTGGAATATAAACAAAAAAAGAAAGAATACCATGACAAGGTTGTTCATGGCTTTGAAAATATTTTTGATGCAATGCAAAATTATATAGAAGCACAATCAACAGACTCAAATCACTAA
- a CDS encoding PTS transporter subunit EIIC: MTKEKQLAIQVLTHVGGIQNINSIIHCMTRIRLEIRNEDKVNLDALKQTEGVLGLVQDERLQIIVGPGTVHKVAQYITNETGVKMGDQIPHEDINTLQATTKAKYQKSPNTFKRFTKTIANIFIPLIPAFVGAGLIGGIAALLHNFIAAGSIDAEWIKQLSLVLDMIKNGMLAYLAIFTGFNAAREFNATPGLGGVIGGTTLLTGMPQDHPLPNIFTGEALIAGQGGIIGVILAVWLLSLIEKQLHQIVPNAIDIIVTPTVSLLSVGLLTIFILMPVAGWVSDGLLGIVNGIIDQGGAVSGFFIGAFFLPLVMFGLHHIFTPIHIEMINQSGATYLLPIAAMAGAGQVGACLALWVKSKRHPILRNVLKGALPVGFLGIGEPLIYGVTLPLVRPFFTACIAGGIGGAVIGGIGGIGANAIGPSGLSLFPLIAHQMYLGYLAGLVSAYISGFILTYFFASSHRLMEQFGK, encoded by the coding sequence ATGACGAAAGAAAAACAACTTGCGATTCAAGTTTTGACACATGTTGGAGGCATTCAAAACATCAATTCAATCATACATTGTATGACACGTATTCGATTAGAAATACGGAATGAAGATAAGGTGAATTTAGATGCTTTAAAGCAAACCGAGGGTGTTTTAGGCCTAGTTCAAGACGAGCGACTTCAAATCATTGTTGGACCCGGAACAGTTCATAAAGTAGCACAATATATCACAAACGAAACAGGCGTCAAAATGGGTGATCAAATTCCACACGAGGACATTAACACGCTTCAAGCTACGACAAAGGCGAAATACCAAAAATCTCCGAATACTTTTAAACGTTTTACTAAAACGATAGCAAACATTTTCATTCCGCTTATCCCCGCTTTTGTAGGTGCTGGATTAATTGGAGGTATTGCTGCTTTGCTACATAATTTTATCGCTGCCGGCTCTATTGATGCGGAATGGATAAAACAACTCTCTTTAGTTCTAGATATGATTAAAAATGGCATGCTTGCCTATTTAGCTATCTTTACAGGATTTAACGCTGCCCGTGAATTCAATGCCACCCCTGGTTTAGGTGGTGTAATTGGGGGTACGACACTCCTAACTGGCATGCCACAAGACCATCCGTTGCCAAATATTTTTACTGGTGAAGCACTGATTGCAGGGCAAGGTGGTATTATCGGAGTGATTTTAGCCGTATGGCTATTAAGTCTTATCGAAAAACAATTACATCAAATTGTTCCGAATGCTATAGATATTATTGTTACCCCTACTGTCTCATTACTTTCTGTAGGCTTACTAACAATCTTTATTCTTATGCCGGTTGCCGGATGGGTCTCGGATGGTCTTTTAGGAATTGTTAATGGCATTATTGATCAAGGTGGTGCTGTTAGTGGTTTCTTTATAGGTGCCTTTTTCCTACCTCTAGTAATGTTCGGACTTCACCATATTTTCACTCCTATCCATATTGAGATGATTAATCAATCTGGTGCGACCTATCTTTTACCTATTGCTGCGATGGCTGGGGCTGGACAAGTGGGCGCTTGCTTGGCACTCTGGGTTAAAAGTAAACGGCATCCTATATTAAGAAATGTACTTAAAGGGGCCCTCCCTGTTGGTTTTTTAGGCATTGGTGAACCTTTAATATATGGTGTAACACTTCCTTTAGTTCGTCCATTTTTCACAGCTTGTATTGCAGGCGGCATTGGTGGCGCAGTCATTGGGGGCATTGGAGGTATTGGTGCTAACGCAATTGGACCAAGTGGACTTTCATTATTCCCTTTAATCGCTCACCAAATGTACTTAGGTTATCTTGCTGGTTTAGTATCTGCATACATTAGCGGTTTCATACTCACGTACTTCTTTGCTTCAAGTCATCGTTTAATGGAGCAATTTGGAAAATAG
- the hutI gene encoding imidazolonepropionase has translation MNDLIIQNIEELILPKSTERPLKGVELDELKIVKNGTVVIKDGKIVYSGPYTDAYEAQEIIDASGKVVSPALVDAHTHLVHGGSREHEMSLKRQGMSYLDILEQGGGILSTVKATRQTSEDELFKKAEHDLLTMIHHGVLALESKSGYGLDKENELKQLKVSRRLQEKYNLDMRHTFLGPHAVPKEAKSNEAFLEEMIELLPEVKAYADFADIFCETGVFTIEESKRYMEAAKAQGFQVKIHADEIDPLGGLGLAIDEQAISADHLVASSNEDKEKLKDTDTVAVLLPGTTFYLDKNDYADARGMLDNNGAIAVATDFNPGSCVTNNLQMVMAIAALKLKLSPNEIWNAVTVNAAKAINVDAGTINEGDKANIVIWHAPNHEYIPYHYGINHVEKVIQAGKVIVNRDLALQ, from the coding sequence ATGAATGATTTAATAATCCAAAATATTGAAGAATTAATTTTACCGAAATCGACAGAACGTCCTTTAAAAGGTGTAGAATTAGATGAATTAAAGATTGTTAAAAATGGGACAGTTGTCATTAAAGACGGAAAAATTGTTTATTCTGGACCTTATACTGATGCATATGAAGCGCAAGAAATTATTGATGCTTCAGGAAAAGTAGTATCACCAGCTTTAGTGGATGCACATACGCATCTCGTTCATGGTGGTTCACGTGAACATGAAATGTCTTTAAAACGCCAAGGAATGTCATACTTAGATATTCTTGAACAAGGCGGTGGTATACTTTCAACTGTAAAGGCGACGCGTCAAACGAGTGAAGATGAGCTTTTTAAAAAAGCAGAACATGACTTATTAACGATGATTCACCACGGTGTATTAGCACTTGAAAGTAAGAGTGGTTATGGTTTAGATAAAGAAAATGAACTCAAACAATTAAAAGTATCACGCCGCTTACAAGAAAAGTATAACTTAGATATGCGTCATACTTTTCTTGGGCCACATGCTGTACCTAAAGAAGCTAAGTCGAATGAAGCGTTCTTAGAAGAAATGATTGAATTATTACCAGAAGTGAAAGCATACGCTGATTTTGCAGATATCTTCTGCGAAACAGGAGTGTTTACAATCGAAGAATCTAAACGTTATATGGAAGCGGCGAAAGCACAAGGTTTCCAAGTGAAAATTCATGCTGATGAAATCGATCCATTAGGCGGATTAGGCTTAGCAATTGATGAACAAGCGATTTCAGCAGATCACCTTGTCGCTTCAAGTAATGAAGATAAAGAAAAATTAAAAGATACAGATACAGTAGCGGTACTATTACCTGGAACGACTTTCTATTTAGATAAAAATGATTATGCGGATGCGCGCGGTATGTTAGATAACAACGGTGCAATTGCGGTTGCAACAGACTTTAACCCTGGAAGTTGTGTAACGAATAACTTACAAATGGTTATGGCAATAGCTGCACTCAAATTAAAATTATCACCAAATGAAATTTGGAACGCGGTCACAGTTAATGCAGCTAAAGCAATCAATGTGGATGCAGGAACAATCAATGAAGGAGACAAAGCGAATATTGTCATTTGGCATGCGCCGAACCATGAATACATTCCGTATCATTATGGTATTAATCATGTGGAAAAAGTCATTCAAGCTGGTAAAGTCATTGTGAATCGTGACTTGGCACTTCAATAG
- the hutU gene encoding urocanate hydratase — translation MAREIKAKKGLDIECKGWEQEAVLRMLYNNLDPEVAEHPDKLVVYGGIGKAARNWEAFDAIVETLRQLEKDETMLVQSGKPVAVFKTHEEAPRVLLSNSVLVPKWANWEHFHELDKKGLMMYGQMTAGSWIYIGSQGIVQGTYETFAECANQYFNGSLKGTITLTAGLGGMGGAQPLAVTMNEGVVIGVDVDESRIQKRIDTRYCDILTHSLDEALEKAEAAKNKGEALSIGLVGNAAEIHHEILRRDFKIDIITDQTSAHDPLNGYVPEGYTLEEATKLRESDPEQYVKLSSASMKKHVDAMLKFQEKGAIAFDYGNNIRQVAFDEGLEDAFSFPGFVPAYIRPLFCEGKGPFRFAALSGDPKDIERADQLMRELFQEDKKLMRWLDMASEKIAFQGLPSRIAWLGYGERAKMGVALNDLVRKGEISAPIVIGRDHLDSGSVASPNRETEAMKDGSDAVGDWAILNALVNTAAGGSWISVHHGGGVGMGYSLHAGMVVVADGTERAERRLKRVLTTDPGMGVVRHVDAGYDIAIETAKNKGVNIPMLKGKGDEK, via the coding sequence ATGGCTAGAGAAATCAAAGCAAAAAAAGGACTTGATATTGAGTGTAAAGGGTGGGAGCAAGAAGCAGTTTTACGGATGCTATACAATAATTTAGATCCTGAAGTGGCAGAACACCCAGATAAATTGGTTGTTTATGGTGGGATTGGTAAAGCAGCACGAAATTGGGAAGCATTTGATGCCATTGTGGAGACATTACGCCAATTAGAAAAAGATGAAACGATGTTAGTACAATCTGGGAAACCTGTTGCGGTATTTAAAACACATGAAGAAGCGCCACGTGTGTTATTATCGAATTCTGTTTTAGTACCAAAATGGGCTAATTGGGAACATTTTCATGAATTAGATAAAAAAGGATTAATGATGTATGGTCAAATGACCGCTGGAAGCTGGATTTATATAGGATCACAAGGTATTGTACAAGGTACTTATGAAACCTTTGCAGAATGTGCTAACCAATACTTTAATGGTTCTTTAAAAGGGACAATTACATTAACAGCAGGACTTGGCGGTATGGGAGGCGCACAACCGTTAGCTGTAACGATGAATGAAGGTGTCGTGATTGGCGTAGATGTAGATGAATCAAGAATTCAAAAACGTATTGATACGCGTTATTGTGACATTCTTACACATTCATTAGATGAAGCATTAGAAAAAGCAGAAGCGGCAAAAAATAAAGGGGAAGCATTATCTATTGGTTTAGTAGGTAACGCCGCTGAAATCCATCATGAAATTTTAAGACGTGATTTTAAAATTGATATTATTACGGATCAAACATCAGCGCATGACCCATTAAACGGCTATGTACCAGAAGGCTACACACTAGAAGAAGCAACAAAATTAAGAGAGTCAGATCCTGAACAATACGTCAAATTATCCTCAGCATCTATGAAAAAACATGTTGATGCGATGTTAAAGTTTCAAGAAAAAGGCGCGATTGCGTTTGACTATGGTAACAATATTAGACAAGTTGCTTTTGATGAAGGGTTAGAAGATGCTTTTAGCTTCCCAGGATTTGTACCGGCGTACATTCGTCCACTTTTCTGTGAAGGTAAAGGACCTTTCCGCTTTGCAGCATTATCGGGTGATCCAAAAGATATTGAGCGCGCGGACCAATTAATGCGTGAACTATTCCAGGAAGATAAAAAATTAATGCGCTGGCTTGATATGGCGAGCGAAAAAATTGCCTTCCAAGGTTTACCGTCACGTATTGCGTGGTTAGGTTATGGAGAACGTGCAAAAATGGGAGTAGCTTTAAACGATTTAGTACGTAAAGGTGAAATTTCAGCACCTATCGTTATTGGACGTGACCATTTAGATTCAGGTTCTGTTGCATCGCCAAACCGAGAAACAGAAGCGATGAAAGATGGTTCTGATGCTGTAGGAGACTGGGCGATTTTAAATGCATTAGTCAATACAGCAGCTGGTGGCTCATGGATTTCTGTACATCACGGTGGTGGCGTAGGTATGGGTTACTCTTTACACGCGGGTATGGTAGTTGTAGCTGATGGTACAGAGCGTGCTGAACGCCGTTTAAAACGTGTATTAACGACAGATCCGGGTATGGGTGTAGTGCGACATGTTGATGCAGGCTATGACATTGCAATAGAAACAGCAAAAAATAAAGGCGTCAATATTCCAATGCTAAAAGGTAAAGGTGATGAAAAATAA
- a CDS encoding formate/nitrite transporter family protein, with product MNDTNIKWDKIFYGRAWIANIIDIIQTKDILQSFYFKRYLLRAMMAGFIISIITVFVLMVKTTFSLDWGPGLVNMIGAITFSFALVLILFTNSELLTSNFMYFTVGLYYKLIKPYRVLNIFMLCFIGNIIGACVLFGLMRLSDVLTPDMVTMLDQTIETKIHTYTFQNILVRAIFANFFINITLVIAMQIDDVVAKMFVMMFGVTIFAFMGYEHVVYNSCLFVAGLFYEVDHLALWPALKNIVASFIGNYIGGGLIIGLFYAYLNDHGQFKTHRNK from the coding sequence ATGAATGATACAAATATCAAATGGGACAAAATTTTTTACGGACGCGCATGGATTGCAAATATCATAGACATTATACAAACTAAAGATATTTTGCAAAGCTTCTACTTTAAACGTTACTTACTACGTGCTATGATGGCTGGTTTTATTATTAGCATTATTACTGTATTTGTATTAATGGTAAAAACAACCTTTTCCCTTGATTGGGGACCTGGACTCGTAAATATGATAGGTGCCATTACTTTTAGTTTTGCTTTAGTGCTCATTTTATTTACAAATTCCGAATTATTAACAAGCAACTTTATGTATTTTACAGTAGGTTTATATTATAAATTAATTAAACCTTATCGTGTGTTAAATATATTCATGCTTTGTTTTATAGGCAATATTATTGGTGCTTGTGTCCTATTTGGTTTAATGCGTTTAAGTGATGTTTTGACACCTGACATGGTGACGATGTTAGATCAAACGATAGAAACTAAAATTCATACATATACATTTCAAAATATTCTTGTGCGTGCTATTTTCGCGAACTTCTTTATCAATATTACTTTAGTCATTGCGATGCAAATTGATGATGTCGTTGCTAAAATGTTTGTCATGATGTTTGGCGTTACGATATTTGCTTTCATGGGTTATGAACACGTCGTTTATAATAGCTGTTTGTTCGTAGCTGGACTCTTTTATGAAGTAGATCACCTCGCTTTATGGCCTGCATTAAAAAATATCGTCGCCTCATTTATCGGTAACTACATTGGCGGTGGTTTAATTATCGGCTTGTTTTATGCCTATTTAAATGATCATGGGCAGTTCAAAACACATCGCAACAAATAA
- a CDS encoding Na+/H+ antiporter NhaC family protein, whose amino-acid sequence MSKEIKDKANGWALLPLIVFICIFLGAGIITKDFTFMPLNVAAIVGVIIALVMNRKEKFTHKVEIFAKRAGHSNIILMMFIFLLAGAFSKTAEQMGGVESIVNFGLSLIPQNLLVVGLFIICMFVSISMGTSVGTVAAIAPVGFGLSQATDIPVALAMATVVGGAMFGDNLSMISDTTIAAVRTQRTQMADKFKVNFRIVLPGALITIIILWALTHGSHINHGQNYDYDFIKIIPYLFVLILAVLGINVVIVLLGGILLSGIIGLIDHSFDLAGFLKATSEGIVGMEDIAIIALLIGGMIGLVEHHGGIHWLLYKIKSKIKSRRGAEFGIASLVSVADISTANNTISIIMSGPLAKDIADEYQIDRRKSASILDIFGSAWQGFIPYSPQLIAAAGVAGISPVMLVPYSIYPVMLAICGIIAILFNLPRLKSKKNEA is encoded by the coding sequence ATGTCTAAAGAAATCAAAGATAAGGCTAATGGATGGGCTTTATTACCTTTAATTGTATTTATTTGTATCTTTTTAGGTGCAGGAATAATTACGAAAGACTTTACATTTATGCCATTAAATGTCGCTGCAATTGTCGGTGTAATTATTGCGTTAGTAATGAATAGAAAAGAAAAATTTACGCATAAAGTAGAGATTTTTGCGAAGCGCGCAGGACACTCAAACATTATATTAATGATGTTTATTTTCTTATTGGCAGGTGCATTCTCAAAAACAGCAGAACAAATGGGAGGCGTGGAATCCATTGTTAACTTTGGACTTTCTTTAATCCCACAAAATCTACTTGTTGTCGGTTTATTTATCATATGTATGTTTGTTTCTATATCGATGGGGACATCTGTTGGTACAGTGGCAGCAATTGCGCCAGTGGGCTTTGGTTTGAGTCAGGCAACAGATATTCCAGTCGCACTCGCTATGGCAACAGTAGTTGGCGGTGCAATGTTTGGTGACAACCTATCTATGATTTCTGATACAACCATCGCAGCTGTAAGAACACAGCGTACGCAAATGGCAGACAAGTTTAAAGTGAATTTCCGTATCGTTCTTCCAGGTGCGCTAATTACGATTATAATATTATGGGCACTAACACATGGTAGCCATATTAATCATGGTCAAAACTATGATTATGATTTCATTAAAATTATTCCATATTTGTTTGTACTTATATTAGCTGTACTAGGAATTAATGTTGTTATTGTCTTGCTCGGGGGAATACTATTATCAGGAATCATTGGACTTATTGATCATTCGTTTGATTTAGCAGGCTTTTTAAAAGCTACATCAGAAGGTATCGTGGGTATGGAAGATATTGCGATAATTGCATTGCTTATCGGTGGTATGATCGGGTTGGTTGAGCACCATGGCGGAATTCATTGGTTGTTGTACAAAATTAAAAGCAAAATCAAATCACGACGAGGTGCTGAATTTGGCATCGCTAGCTTGGTAAGTGTTGCTGATATTTCTACAGCGAACAATACGATTTCTATTATTATGTCAGGACCTCTTGCGAAAGATATCGCGGATGAGTATCAGATAGATCGTCGTAAGTCAGCGAGTATTTTAGATATTTTTGGAAGTGCTTGGCAAGGTTTTATTCCTTACAGTCCGCAACTTATTGCAGCGGCAGGTGTTGCAGGTATATCACCAGTAATGTTAGTACCTTATTCGATTTACCCAGTAATGCTTGCTATTTGTGGAATTATTGCAATCCTATTTAACTTGCCACGTTTGAAAAGTAAAAAGAATGAAGCTTAA
- a CDS encoding amino acid permease has translation MKDNQELHRGLSSRQIQMIALGGTIGVGLFMGASSTIAWTGPSVIFAYLIAGIFLFLVMRAMGEMVYLYPTTGSFANYATDYLHPVAGYVTAWANIFQWIVVGMSEVIAVGEYMKFWWPELPTWIPGVIVVVILAAANAVSVKTFGEFEFWFATIKVVTIILMIVAGFGLIFFGLGNGGNPIGLSNLWEHGGFLPNGILGFFFALSIVIGSYQGVELIGITAGETKDPQKNIKRAVNGVIWRILIFYLGAIFVIVTVYPWNELQNIGSPFVATFAKVGITIAAGLINFVVITAAMSGCNAGIFSSSRMIFTLAQNGHLPRIFTRIMSNGVPFYTVLAVSMGIFIGVILNIVLPLLIDGAENIFVYVYSASILPGMIPWFMILFSHIQFRKRFPEKVKTHPFKMPFAPFSNYLTIAFLVLVLMGMIINVETRVSVIIGFIFLGFMALFFFMKGYHKHNKEEFKL, from the coding sequence ATGAAAGATAATCAAGAGTTACACAGAGGGCTAAGTTCGCGACAAATTCAAATGATCGCGCTTGGTGGGACTATTGGCGTTGGCCTATTTATGGGGGCATCAAGTACGATTGCCTGGACAGGTCCATCAGTTATTTTCGCTTACTTAATTGCCGGAATTTTTCTGTTTTTAGTAATGCGTGCGATGGGGGAAATGGTTTATCTGTATCCTACCACGGGCTCATTTGCTAACTATGCAACAGACTATTTACATCCTGTTGCCGGGTACGTCACTGCATGGGCGAACATTTTCCAATGGATAGTTGTTGGGATGTCGGAAGTTATTGCTGTTGGAGAATATATGAAGTTTTGGTGGCCAGAACTGCCTACATGGATTCCTGGTGTTATTGTTGTTGTTATTTTAGCAGCAGCGAACGCGGTTTCCGTTAAAACCTTTGGTGAGTTTGAATTTTGGTTTGCAACAATCAAAGTTGTCACAATTATCTTAATGATTGTGGCTGGTTTCGGTCTTATTTTCTTCGGTTTAGGTAATGGAGGCAATCCAATTGGTTTAAGCAATTTATGGGAACATGGTGGATTTTTACCTAATGGGATTTTAGGATTCTTCTTTGCGCTTTCTATAGTTATTGGTTCTTATCAAGGTGTAGAATTAATCGGGATAACAGCTGGTGAAACAAAAGATCCACAAAAAAATATTAAACGTGCGGTAAATGGTGTTATTTGGCGTATTTTAATATTTTACTTAGGTGCCATTTTTGTTATTGTAACGGTATATCCATGGAATGAGTTACAAAATATTGGAAGTCCTTTCGTTGCTACATTTGCGAAAGTAGGTATCACGATTGCTGCTGGTTTAATTAACTTTGTAGTTATTACTGCAGCTATGTCAGGATGTAATGCCGGTATCTTCAGTTCAAGTCGTATGATTTTTACATTAGCGCAAAACGGACATTTACCACGTATCTTTACGCGAATCATGAGCAATGGTGTCCCTTTTTATACTGTTTTAGCGGTATCTATGGGTATTTTTATTGGCGTTATTTTAAACATTGTATTGCCTTTACTTATTGATGGTGCTGAAAATATTTTTGTATATGTTTACAGCGCTTCGATTTTACCAGGTATGATTCCTTGGTTTATGATTTTATTTAGTCATATTCAATTTAGGAAAAGATTCCCTGAAAAGGTTAAAACGCATCCATTTAAAATGCCATTTGCGCCATTCTCAAATTACTTAACCATCGCGTTTTTAGTACTTGTACTTATGGGAATGATCATCAATGTAGAAACACGTGTTTCAGTAATTATTGGCTTTATCTTCTTAGGATTTATGGCACTGTTCTTCTTTATGAAAGGTTATCATAAACATAACAAAGAAGAATTCAAATTATAA